The proteins below come from a single Cetobacterium somerae ATCC BAA-474 genomic window:
- the citX gene encoding citrate lyase holo-[acyl-carrier protein] synthase: protein MFNLEEFLLMREKRVEIQNEVIENFKNPILVLRANYPGEEKNSFVAKYIVEIIKDEILEIFNSQIIYSKKIESIEGPTYIYSINYSGKNIKKIAMEIEESHILGRCVDIDVFDNNGYPFSRKDFGGEKRQCLLCNDMAFVCTRTKKHTQKDVQIAIEKRLEEYLNSERNKIEIMDSFSNLALKSIILEVSASPSFGLVSPHTNGSHEDMDFFTFIDSGFSLNSYFKKVVNAGYSPLSVDLIFKKIRFMGKVAENDMFLATHNVNTHKGMIFLMGITAALSAKAKYENLLFNDISSLIKDMCRDILKDFNDIHKKSSLTHGEKLYIKHGVVGVRGIVKNGLDIIFNNSVEIFEKSLVSGEHINSAMIRTLIFLMSNLEDTTILHRHDIEILNFVKLKAKDLHLKFDNNSLDINLLTEIEKEFIEKRISPGGAADLLAITMFLYFIKPYF, encoded by the coding sequence ATGTTTAATTTAGAAGAATTTTTATTAATGAGAGAAAAAAGAGTAGAGATTCAAAATGAAGTTATTGAAAATTTTAAAAATCCCATTTTAGTTTTGAGAGCTAACTATCCTGGAGAGGAAAAAAATAGTTTTGTTGCTAAATATATTGTTGAAATTATAAAGGATGAAATTCTAGAAATTTTCAATTCACAAATTATATATTCAAAAAAAATTGAATCTATCGAAGGGCCTACATATATATATTCAATTAATTATTCTGGTAAAAATATAAAAAAAATTGCTATGGAGATTGAAGAATCTCATATTTTAGGTCGATGTGTTGATATTGATGTTTTCGATAATAACGGTTATCCATTTTCTAGAAAAGACTTTGGTGGAGAAAAAAGACAATGTCTTCTTTGCAATGATATGGCCTTTGTTTGTACTAGAACTAAAAAACATACCCAAAAAGATGTTCAAATAGCTATTGAAAAGAGACTAGAAGAATACTTAAATTCTGAGCGTAATAAAATTGAGATAATGGACAGTTTCTCAAATCTAGCATTAAAATCAATTATCTTAGAAGTTTCTGCTTCACCATCTTTTGGATTAGTTTCACCTCATACTAACGGTTCTCATGAAGATATGGATTTTTTCACCTTTATTGACAGTGGATTTTCTTTAAATAGTTACTTTAAAAAAGTTGTAAATGCGGGGTATTCGCCCTTATCAGTTGATTTAATTTTTAAGAAAATAAGATTTATGGGAAAAGTTGCTGAAAATGATATGTTTTTAGCTACTCATAACGTTAATACACATAAGGGAATGATTTTCTTAATGGGTATTACTGCCGCTTTAAGTGCTAAAGCAAAGTATGAAAATTTATTATTTAATGATATCTCATCACTAATAAAAGACATGTGTCGAGATATTTTAAAAGACTTTAATGATATTCATAAAAAATCTTCTCTTACTCATGGAGAGAAATTATATATTAAACATGGCGTAGTTGGTGTAAGAGGAATTGTAAAAAATGGTTTAGATATTATTTTTAATAACTCCGTTGAAATTTTTGAAAAATCTTTAGTTTCTGGCGAGCATATTAACTCTGCAATGATTAGAACTCTTATATTTTTAATGAGTAATTTAGAAGATACAACCATTTTACACAGACACGATATTGAAATTCTAAATTTTGTAAAACTTAAAGCTAAAGATTTACATTTAAAATTTGATAATAACTCTTTAGATATAAACTTATTAACTGAAATTGAAAAAGAATTTATAGAAAAAAGAATTAGTCCAGGTGGAGCTGCTGACCTTCTTGCGATTACAATGTTTCTATACTTTATAAAACCATATTTTTAA
- the citC gene encoding [citrate (pro-3S)-lyase] ligase translates to MNIETLNLNSSYQKNELKEFLKKFQLNFDETIDYSLVIRKNEEIVATASKSKNIIKCFAIDDSLRGEGVTNTLVTTLLNKSFDQGIFHTFVFTKPSNEDIFKGVGFKPISKTDKVALLEIGMNSIDKTIDKMKSQLAWEENSNNGLLIMNCNPFTLGHQFLIETAAKKMDNILVLVVEEDKSSFPFSDRIALVKKGTEHLTNVTILPSTEYVISSATFPNYFLRKEDDSLVEFMKLDTKITAEHFCKKLNISTRFVGEEPFCEVTKKYNDTMIETFKEFNLKVCIIPRKEMEHCAISASQVRALLKEDKLNEVKNLVPYSTYEYLISEKGKEITERIKNSNSVH, encoded by the coding sequence ATGAATATAGAAACACTAAATTTAAATAGTAGCTATCAAAAAAATGAACTTAAGGAGTTTTTAAAAAAGTTTCAATTAAATTTTGATGAAACTATTGATTACTCTTTAGTTATTAGAAAAAATGAGGAAATTGTCGCAACAGCCTCTAAAAGTAAAAATATAATAAAATGCTTTGCCATAGATGATTCTTTAAGAGGAGAAGGAGTTACAAACACTCTTGTTACAACTCTTCTTAATAAATCTTTTGATCAAGGAATTTTTCATACTTTTGTTTTTACAAAACCTTCAAATGAAGATATTTTTAAAGGTGTTGGATTTAAACCAATTTCAAAAACTGATAAAGTAGCGCTTCTTGAAATTGGAATGAATTCTATTGATAAAACTATTGATAAAATGAAATCACAATTAGCTTGGGAAGAAAATAGCAATAATGGTCTTCTTATAATGAATTGCAATCCTTTCACTTTAGGTCATCAATTTCTTATTGAAACTGCTGCTAAAAAAATGGATAATATTTTAGTTTTAGTTGTTGAAGAGGATAAATCGTCTTTTCCATTTTCCGATAGAATTGCTCTAGTAAAAAAAGGAACAGAGCATTTAACAAATGTAACTATTTTACCTAGTACAGAATATGTTATATCTTCAGCTACATTTCCTAATTACTTTTTAAGAAAAGAAGACGATTCTTTAGTTGAATTTATGAAATTAGATACTAAAATAACTGCTGAACACTTTTGCAAAAAACTAAATATTTCAACTAGATTTGTTGGTGAAGAACCATTTTGTGAAGTAACTAAAAAATACAATGATACTATGATTGAAACTTTTAAGGAATTTAATTTAAAAGTTTGTATTATTCCAAGAAAAGAGATGGAACATTGTGCTATAAGTGCCTCACAAGTTCGTGCTCTTTTAAAAGAGGACAAATTAAATGAAGTTAAAAATTTAGTTCCATATTCTACTTACGAATACTTAATTTCAGAAAAAGGGAAGGAGATTACAGAGAGAATTAAAAATTCTAACTCTGTTCACTAA
- a CDS encoding NUDIX hydrolase — protein MNIDFTEKIIGKEKYFNSAVIALVIEKNDKKYFLFEKRARGVRQGGDISFPGGKIEMGETSLEAALRECKEEIGIDEVDVKGKIGTLVIPSGIMVEAFLGIIEEKKLKKLKINEDEVEGCFLVPVDFFKKNSPRIEKLEVETKPYYYENGEKFVFPAVELNLPKMYHTPWKSSPREVYIYIYEDKVIWGLTAEIIKEAIKYL, from the coding sequence ATGAATATAGATTTTACAGAAAAAATAATTGGGAAGGAAAAATATTTTAATTCAGCTGTGATAGCATTAGTTATTGAAAAAAATGATAAGAAATATTTTTTATTTGAAAAAAGAGCTAGAGGAGTAAGGCAAGGAGGAGATATATCTTTTCCAGGTGGAAAAATAGAAATGGGTGAAACTAGTTTAGAAGCGGCATTAAGAGAGTGTAAAGAAGAGATTGGTATAGATGAAGTCGATGTTAAAGGAAAAATAGGAACATTAGTTATACCATCTGGGATAATGGTAGAAGCTTTTTTAGGCATTATAGAAGAGAAAAAATTAAAGAAATTAAAAATAAACGAAGATGAAGTTGAAGGGTGTTTTTTAGTTCCTGTTGATTTCTTTAAAAAAAATTCTCCAAGAATTGAAAAATTAGAAGTAGAAACTAAGCCTTATTATTATGAAAATGGGGAGAAATTTGTATTTCCAGCAGTGGAATTAAATTTACCTAAAATGTATCATACACCTTGGAAGAGTTCTCCAAGAGAGGTTTATATTTATATCTATGAAGATAAGGTTATATGGGGATTAACAGCAGAGATTATAAAAGAAGCTATAAAATATTTATAG
- a CDS encoding DeoR/GlpR family DNA-binding transcription regulator, with product MLNIERENSILELLKQKEVIKIQEIVEFLNISEATARRDLASLEKKELVKRVHGGAILNNSLDTTKDFNIQYRRNLNRVEKEKIAKYAASFIKRDSYIFLDAGTTTLCMIKYLKNLNIKVVTNGLNLIDELEKYEIESYLIGGKIKSKTSCTVGFSAAQYIKTFNFQYAFIGVNAVTLDGYSTPDFEEALIKSEAINKSTDTFFLCDHSKIGKSSFTIFSTLDKGTLITDKPLSKEYKNIVKVEVVK from the coding sequence ATGTTGAATATAGAAAGAGAAAATTCTATTTTAGAACTTTTGAAACAAAAAGAGGTTATAAAAATCCAAGAAATCGTTGAATTTTTAAATATTTCAGAAGCTACTGCTCGAAGAGATTTAGCTTCTTTAGAAAAAAAAGAGCTTGTTAAAAGAGTTCACGGTGGAGCTATCTTAAATAACTCTTTAGATACTACAAAGGATTTTAACATCCAATACAGAAGAAATCTTAATAGAGTGGAAAAAGAAAAAATTGCAAAATATGCCGCAAGTTTCATTAAGAGAGATTCCTATATTTTCTTAGATGCTGGAACAACAACTCTTTGTATGATTAAGTATTTGAAAAATCTTAATATTAAAGTTGTAACAAACGGATTAAATTTAATAGATGAGTTAGAAAAATATGAAATTGAAAGTTATTTAATAGGCGGTAAAATTAAAAGTAAAACTAGTTGTACTGTTGGATTTTCAGCAGCTCAATATATAAAAACTTTTAATTTTCAATATGCTTTTATTGGTGTTAATGCTGTTACTTTAGATGGCTATAGCACACCTGACTTTGAAGAAGCTCTTATTAAAAGTGAAGCTATTAATAAAAGTACGGATACTTTTTTTCTTTGTGACCATTCAAAAATTGGAAAAAGTAGTTTTACTATTTTTTCTACTTTAGATAAAGGGACTTTAATTACAGATAAGCCACTTTCTAAAGAATATAAAAATATAGTAAAAGTGGAGGTAGTAAAATGA
- a CDS encoding chorismate mutase has product MIKITRDINKLREEIDKIDKKIVELILNRMNIVHQVGVTKSKDNSRIYVPEREVAIYKKLSDFSGLEADEIQSFYTEIISFCRKLEGILNVGIKYNALSLVGVKKIFGEYVNPVVIRQFEELNLDSVKYILTPLSKEIIDFIEKNNWYLINKVNLNEEVLYLFSSYNNSIFKDNDVTYILHNGIISKEYIKVDSNLFINLIPFKNLKDFENLNIKILGTIPSI; this is encoded by the coding sequence GTGATTAAAATTACACGTGATATTAATAAATTAAGAGAAGAAATAGACAAAATAGATAAAAAAATTGTAGAGTTAATTCTGAACAGAATGAATATTGTTCACCAAGTTGGTGTAACAAAATCAAAAGACAACAGCCGTATATATGTTCCAGAAAGAGAGGTTGCTATTTATAAAAAATTAAGTGACTTTTCAGGACTTGAAGCTGATGAAATCCAAAGTTTTTATACTGAAATTATATCTTTTTGCCGAAAACTTGAAGGCATACTAAATGTAGGTATAAAATACAACGCTTTATCTTTAGTTGGAGTAAAAAAAATTTTTGGAGAATATGTTAATCCTGTTGTTATTCGTCAGTTTGAAGAACTGAATTTAGATTCTGTTAAATACATTTTAACTCCACTTTCTAAAGAAATTATAGATTTTATAGAAAAAAATAACTGGTACCTTATTAATAAAGTTAATTTAAATGAAGAGGTTTTATATTTATTTTCCTCTTACAATAACTCTATTTTTAAAGATAATGATGTTACTTATATTTTACATAATGGTATAATTTCTAAAGAGTATATAAAAGTTGATTCAAATCTTTTTATAAATTTAATTCCATTTAAAAACTTAAAAGATTTTGAAAATTTAAATATTAAAATCTTAGGTACTATACCTAGCATATAA